The following nucleotide sequence is from Cottoperca gobio chromosome 20, fCotGob3.1, whole genome shotgun sequence.
cctgtttcctgaccAAGCCTGTTATGTACCTTCAACCTGCCTCGCATGTTTCCCGACCCTCTGCCCGGCCCCGACTTACCTtttgcctgctacctattggtttgTCCTTGagtattattatcatcccgctgtggatctgtttactcggctataacctgctcctgactacaaatgacaaaagaaatcATCATTGACTTCAGAAAACACCGTCCAGAACCCGGCCCCCTTCACCTCaatggagagagagtggagaggttCCCCACCTTTAAGTTCCTGGGGGTTCAAATTTCAGAGAGCCTCAGCTGGacagcacacaccactgcagcagTTAAGAAGGCCCAGCAGCGACTACACTTCCTGAGGGTGCTACGGAGAAACAGACTGaacaagaagctgctggtgtcctTCTACCCGGCGACCATCGAGAGAGTGCTGTCatactccatctctgtgtggtatgctggatgttcagctgcggacaagaaagccctgcagagagtgattAGGATGGCAGAGAAAACTGTTGGCTGCCCCCTGCcctctctggaacacatctccacctcccgctgcctcagcagagcaaacaaaataataaaggacagctctcacccaggtcacagactggtctctctcctgccttctgggAGAAGATACAGGAACTTCAAATCACAGAGAAACccgtatgattgcttatgttgtctgtcctactcccgtgtttttaatgttagttttgtcttttttgcacactgggacagagtggcactctgaatctcgttgtactttttgtataatgacaataaaaggctttaacttaacttaaataaaagtcattaccaattatccttggtttcctgtgtgctgcactttgGTCCATCATCAACTTGTTGTGATATTGAAGCTCTGTCTATGACCTACATCTGGTTTCTGTAGTTTTGTGCCAGATACTAGAGCATTGAAAGTCTAGCGTACATTTCACAGAGAGTCGGATGAACAAAGGCTTTATTTGGGGTCGAGCAGCTCACGTTCGCACTGATCCTGAAAAACACTTTAATCCGGTCATGTCTGTCCTGCTATCTGTGTTTATGGGGTCAAAGGACGCAAGGGAAATGCTTGCACACTGTAAACTCCTTGGGTAATCTTAAAGAGTCAAGAGTTCCAAGTATTTAGTTTAGCTCACTCAGCTTTTCATGAACCCTCAAGCTTTGACACTCCCACATGCAACCTGACCTATTTGCTCTTTTAAATTTCACAATAGGTAAATCCCTGTGGTGTCAAAACttttgttttgagtttgattTGAACTTTGAGCCATAACATGCTTATCACGCTCAGtgttggaagaagtactcagattatttactgaagtaaaagtagcaatacaaaTACTTAGCATCAGAATAATGTACATCATATCACTGGATTATATTTatagatgcattaatgtgtacatcatttaatgttgcagctggtaaatgtgaGGCTAATTTGAGCTAATTCACAAAATGCTACTGTAACATACTCATGGCACTTACATCACCCACAAATAGGAGCAGAcaagtctaaaaacaacaatcatGAGAGAGGCAAACTTGTGAATGATCCAAACTTGTTCATGCCTGCCCTATAAGTATATTCTTTGCTTTCTGAATGAAGTACAAGCCAGGTAGGAGGTCCCTATACCCGAAGCCGCTGTTACCATTGAGATCAATTACAGTagctcaataaaaaaaaacacatgtgaaTTTATTGTTGGCTGATTCCatattttctatattatatatactttttatatatgtatttttgtcatatatgcatttatatatatgacTAGTTTAGTTCAGGAAAAAAATGAACAATTTCAATACATGAACTATATCCCTGTGTGAGAAGAAACTGCATATAGACTGCAACAAGTGAGGCAGACTCAGTAattaatcattcatttattcatggGTAAttaatttatctatttattaatCTATCAGTGTCTTTATTTAACCCcagtattaaaaaatgtatcctGGATACGACTGGCTTGCACCCCAAACTATGgaaattcatttgaaaaaaatagttttgtttgattttgGATTTCTTGCTTATGTAAAAGTAACGATACTACACTGTGGAAATACTAATTACAATTCCTGCATAAGTAAAAGTAGGCTACGTATTTGCAACATAGTCTTGATATATTAGTTacttaataatgtatttgttggtaatattttgtattagtaatcTGAAACTGCAatgtaactagtaactaaagttatcaaacaCATGTGTAGTATGTTAGAAGGTGAAAGAAAACGGAAATACTCGAGTAAAGTACAATGCACCGCATAATTGTACTCAAGTAGGCCcacattacttgagtaaatgtacttagttacttcccaCCACTGCTTAACGGTCTCTTAGTGATCCTCAGTTTGGGCAGCTCCACCTCAACAGTTAAGATTCCTGAGTGGAGTAAATGGCCACGAGCCAGTGCACTTGCACGCGCACAGTGAGTGCGCTCCTCCATAAATAGAATGACGCCCGAGCGCGAGCGACATTGCCTTGATAACAAACAACAGCTAGACAAGCCAAACGTGCATTATAAGTTGTGTGCTTTTAAATGGAGAGTGTGGAGTATCGTTCCCCggagaagagaagcaggagaCGCTGTTGTATTCTAAGTGTCGTCGCTCTCCTGCTTTTCGTTATTATTGTCGCGGTTGTGTTGGGACTGACACTGCGGCAGAATACAGACACACTTCAGCAAACATTCATTGCAAGGTGTAAGGAGTTTGAAGGGTAagcttgttttactttttaaaagtttgtGTACAGAATATCAAGTAACGTGTGGAGCTCATTTGTTTGGGAAGTTGTAGTTCATCGTACTGTATTGCATTACACAGagaggtgtttctgttatttagccTGCCCtcacaaaaatgcaaaataatagaaactacaaactacaccCTCCTCCAATTTAATTATACGGTTGTATCAACACtatcaaaacaatatttttagtttattATTTGCTCTATCTGTGCCCTAAAGTACAGATGGTTTTaccacatttaaaatcattacAGTACACataaatcaacacatttataatttacacattacAATCCACataagacatatatatatatatatatatatatatacaaatatgatGTTCCAAGGTGTTTCTTATTTGCTTTTCTAACAGTGTTAAGGGGTTCCTTGTTTTCATAGCTTTACGATGCTGGCCTTCTGTTGTCTGGTGGCTTATCTATATGATTCTAAAATAGGTTTTAATTGGCTCTACTGATATGATGGCATTTGGGATTGTAAAACATAGTATTTGTACCTAACAAAGTGGAAACTGTGTATGTTAACAAACAACCACCTAATAACACATTCAAATGCagaatgttaattaaaaaaaaaaatatttcaatgttGATTTAATCAATGGGAGATGCCAAGATTGAGTAATCTTGGCATGAACCGATGATTCACATGAATGCAAGTTGGAGTTCAGCCCAAGTGTTTGGTAGTCAATGATTACTTGACTGACCTAATTCCAGGCTGTACTTTGTTAGTGTCTGTCCGCTCTACATATAGCGTAATAACAATGCAgtttctaaatgacctgtagtgtcttatttatttatttatttcaggaaTATGAATTGAACATACTGTGTAGGCTGCTTTGCAACCATGATACTtcctttataataataataactcgaTCTATAAAGCACTTAACACATAAAACCAACAGGtgcaaagtgaaataaaatatacatagtTAAGATtcaaatgagagagagaggaaatgccCCTtgtgaaattaataaatatagtaaatatgtCGAAGATATGTATCCATCCAGCGACTAAATACATCCTACGCTTTTAAGCAGGCTGATCCACAAGAACTGTAATATTTCTCTGCATTTCAGATACGACTGTGAAAAGATTTGGGGTGCATTTGAACAAGCCTATGTAGGCCGGGACCCTTGTAATGTTTCCGTGGAAGCTTATGACCCTTTCATTGCTGTGGCCCACTTCAAACCTGCATGCaacagagtaaaaacaaattaaaaaaaccttCACAAAACTGTACGTGTGCACATTATCCACTCAagacttatttttttaatgtagaaTAATACTTTTAAtgactgtgtttttgtgtaagaTGATGTTCTGGAGTAAAGCGAAGGATGTGGTCCATGACTTCACTGAGAAGAGAGATTGTTTTGTCACCCTGGAGGACACCCTGCTGGGATACTTGCTGGATGGTCTGACCTGGTGTGGAAAGGAGGGCAGCAGTGGTAAGTCTCTTCATACCAGTAGACAACCTCATAACTGGGTAAAGTTTAATCCATTTCATTTATCATTTGCAAAGAGGAGTAGCAggagtcatttatttatgtatgtgcgACATGAGAACATGGAAATCAAGACTGATCAGTCAAACATGCTAATGTAAAATGCCACGGGTGCTATTTATATTATGCCTATGGTTACTTTTACATAGATTCAAGTGTAAGCTTGTCAGGTCGTGTCACATTctcataatgtattattatggcGGTGGCTCAGAGGGCTTGCAAGAGAGAAGGCAAAGGAATATCATCGACTAGAATTACCGCCTCGCGGTTGTATGCCTCCTCCAAGTGGCCGAGTAGAAGTTCACATCAACATCCAAAATGTCTTCACTCATTTTCATCgtgttagacatttgtgtgaaattgtcataattagcataattaattcttgagttatggacAAAAGCATGTCACAGTGaccgtgacctttgacctccaaattctaatcagttcacccttgagtccaagtggacatttGTGTCAAATTTGAAAAAATTCCCTTCCTGAGATATCACGTTCACAAGAATGGGACAGacgtgaggtcacagtgaccttgacctttgacctttgaccatcAAAATCTAGTCAGTTCATCTGCTGAATGAgcgtggtatcgatcttctcatctaactgtcGGTGAGAAAGGTAATGAGTGTATTTCTTTAACTCCCAACACATCagatacatacaatacacattATGATTCTCATCCATGCCATATTGTAATTTTATGTACACATCCTAGTCGGTTTATGGTGATAATAGCATCTCTATGGGTTGCttgtttaaatcattttcagttttattgtttgactatgtttatgtttgtatcaCTTATTTTCTGTCTCAGTGTGGGAATGTGATGCCCCGAGGTTTCTGCTTTGCTTTTTGTGAGCAGCTCACCGAAGCAAATTCTTATCATTGAAATGCAAAAAAGGGgttgactctgtgtgtgttgttctagAAACATTCACTACCGACTGCCCGGGGTGGACCGACTGTCAGAACAACACTGTTCGCTCATTTTGGACCAGAGTCTCAGCTGCTGTAAGTTATCAACAAGAATGAACTAGTTTTGCCAAAAGTACAACAGTGGTGGGATTAAGCAGTGgctaaaataacacattttttatcTGGAGCATGAGGTGGAATCTCTCCTGTGCATCAGTGAGCATgatggagaagagagaagaaaaggtcACGAGCCTGGTTCTTCATCAATGAGGCTTTGTGTCGGTCTCCATGGAGCCGCATTGCGTAGCTCTCTCCTGAGCGAGCAGCGGTAACCCACACATTTAGAGGAGCCCTGGCTGCTTTTCTCTGGGTTTTATTCTATGATAAATACTATACACACTTCACTCAATCCAGCACAAAACATGGACATGCAGAAACCAAAAAAcagcacataaaacaaacaaggtgCATACAATTGTAGCAGGGCACAGAATACTTTTTTATTCGCTAAAATAATGGTTTCAACGACTCAACTTGCCAGTgaagtctctgcagagcggaCAGGTCTTGAGTTGTTGTTTCTCTTGGAATGTGTTGCTGTTCACCTACTTATTATcgactattattactattactgtgTAATATTCGCTGGAGTGGGAAAGACCTCCAAACAACCTGGGatcataacattaacatttgacCGTTTTGCATCTTTCAATGTGTATTTGTTCACCTGGCGAGGTTAATGCAGAGCGGTGTGGCACAGCCTCTTTGTCCGATGGAACAACAGATTATTCGACGTGTTTAAAGAAGAGGGGATGTGAAGAGATGAACCCAATTCAGTTGATGGTAAGGCATCTTCCCTAACGACATCTTCATGTCTGTAGTTTGCAGATGCCGCCTGTGGTAACGTCACAGCAATGCTGAACGGAACCATCGCAATACCATTCCATCCTGCGAGGTGAGCCCCTTTCATGTGGACAGTTTTGTATCACTTTTTACATTACCTTATCTTAATGTCTAATTTTTGGATGCTAATTCAGACAACagtttgcaaaaacaaaaatagtatttgcatttctttgcaATCCTATAAGATTTATTTAGTGGATTACTGGTAAATACGATaatatgattaaatatttaaacagtcTCAAACCACACCAACCTTATCAAAGTGTATGATTTATGGAGATTTAAAAGGCAGAAATTGATATTCACagctatgttttcattagtatATAATCTTGTCaaactaagaattgttgttttcattatttttagaacTACATATTACTACAGTAACCCAGAACGGACAAACCACAAACactggctctagagagggcctttcacatttttacattcCCCAACCTCACCGCTAAATGCACTGTACCTTTAA
It contains:
- the LOC115025235 gene encoding ADP-ribosyl cyclase/cyclic ADP-ribose hydrolase 1-like, coding for MESVEYRSPEKRSRRRCCILSVVALLLFVIIVAVVLGLTLRQNTDTLQQTFIARCKEFEGYDCEKIWGAFEQAYVGRDPCNVSVEAYDPFIAVAHFKPACNRMMFWSKAKDVVHDFTEKRDCFVTLEDTLLGYLLDGLTWCGKEGSSETFTTDCPGWTDCQNNTVRSFWTRVSAAFADAACGNVTAMLNGTIAIPFHPASIFASIEVKRFDYPRVRSLDVILVTQENPVSNCTHASLKDLQRELDKGITYSCKEVTEAHIHECSSPEKPCGGCW